In Archocentrus centrarchus isolate MPI-CPG fArcCen1 chromosome 1, fArcCen1, whole genome shotgun sequence, the following proteins share a genomic window:
- the LOC115773742 gene encoding calpain-2 catalytic subunit-like, with amino-acid sequence MSGVASTLAKKRALAAGFGTNANALRYLNQDFSSLRAQCRSSGKLFCDPTFPAAPESIGFKELGPSSSKVRGVTWKRPTELVSSPEFILGGATRTDICQGALGDCWLLAAIASLTLNEYVMARVVPTDQGFGSDYAGIFHFQFWQFGEWVDVVIDDRLPVKDGELMFVHSAEKREFWSALLEKAYAKVNGSYEALSGGSTTEGFEDFTGGIAENYDLRQPPSNLFQIIKKALEAGSLLGCSIDITSAADSEAVTRQKLVKGHAYSLTGAVEVNYRGRPEKLVRMRNPWGQVEWTGAWSDGSSEWNYVQGECPHANAEDGEFWMSFNEFLRHYSRIEVCTLTPDAIEDDSVKHWSVSKFDGNWRRGSTAGGCRNHPYTFWMNPQFVIKLNEEDDDPDDGEVGCSFVVGLIQKNRRKMRKQGEDMHTIGFAIYELPKQFHGQTEVHLDKNFFLTHAQTARSETFINLREVSTRFKLPPGEYLIVPSTFEPNLNGDFCIRVFSEKQSETVPCDDPVSAELSDETVPESEVDAGFRNLFAKLAGDDMEISAVELRTIMNKIVSKRTDIKTDGFSVETCRVMVNLMDDSGNGKLGLGEFATLWKKVQRYLSIYKKNDSDNSGTMSTPEMRVAFKDAGFTLNNTIYQLLVARYSESDMTIDFDNFVGCLMRLEMMFKVFKKLDTQGSGSIELNFQQWLNFAMI; translated from the exons ATGTCCGGCGTGGCGTCCACTCTGGCCAAGAAGCGAGCCCTGGCCGCGGGCTTCGGCACCAACGCCAACGCGTTGCGGTACCTGAACCAGGACTTCAGCTCGCTGCGGGCGCAGTGCCGCTCCTCCGGGAAGCTCTTCTGCGACCCGACGTTCCCCGCCGCGCCCGAGTCCATCGGCTTCAAAGAGCTGGGCCCCAGCTCCTCCAAGGTCCGGGGCGTCACCTGGAAGAGGCCCACG GAACTCGTCTCTAGCCCGGAGTTCATCTTGGGCGGAGCCACCAGGACCGACATCTGTCAGGGCGCTCTGG GTGACTGCTGGCTGTTGGCGGCCATCGCCTCTCTGACCCTGAATGAATACGTGATGGCCAGAGTTGTTCCCACTGACCAGGGCTTTGGTAGTGACTACGCTGGCATCTTTCACTTCCAG TTCTGGCAGTTCGGGGAGTGGGTGGACGTGGTGATCGACGACCGGCTGCCGGTGAAAGACGGCGAGCTGATGTTCGTCCACTCGGCCGAGAAGAGGGAGTTCTGGAGTGCCCTGCTGGAGAAGGCCTACGCCAA AGTGAACGGCTCCTACGAGGCACTGTCTGGTGGGTCGACCACCGAGGGCTTCGAGGATTTTACTGGAGGCATTGCTGAGAACTACGACCTCAGACAACCCCCCTCCAACTTGTTCCAGATCATCAAGAAGGCCCTGGAAGCCGGATCGCTGCTGGGCTGCTCCATCGAT ATCACGAGTGCTGCAGACTCTGAAGCTGTGACTCGTCAGAAGCTGGTGAAAGGCCACGCCTACTCACTGACTGGTGCTGTGGAG gtgAACTACCGGGGGCGTCCGGAGAAGCTGGTGAGGATGAGGAACCCCTGGGGGCAGGTGGAGTGGACGGGAGCGTGGAGCGACGG GTCTTCTGAGTGGAACTACGTGCAGGGGGAGTGTCCTCACGCCAACGCAGAGGACGGAGAGTTTTG GATGTCCTTCAACGAGTTTCTGCGTCACTACTCTCGTATCGAGGTGTGCACTCTGACCCCAGATGCCATCGAGGATGACTCTGTCAAACACTGGAGTGTCAGCAAGTTTGACGGCAACTGGAGGAGAGGATCCACTGCCggaggctgcagaaatcacccAT acacGTTCTGGATGAATCCGCAGTTTGTGATTAAGCTGAATGAGGAGGATGATGACCCCGATGATGGTGAGGTGGGCTGCAGCTTCGTGGTGGGTCTGATCCAGAAGAACCGCAGGAAGATGCGCAAACAGGGGGAGGACATGCACACCATCGGGTTCGCCATCTACGAG cTTCCAAAACAG TTCCACGGGCAGACCGAGGTGCACCTGGATAAGAACTTCTTCCTGACCCACGCTCAGACCGCGAGGTCGGAAACCTTCATCAACCTTCGTGAGGTCAGCACTCGCTTCAAGCTGCCGCCAGGGGAGTACCTGATTGTCCCATCCACCTTTGAGCCCAACCTGAACGGCGACTTCTGCATCCGGGTGTTCTCTGAGAAGCAGTCAGAGACAGT GCCCTGTGACGACCCCGTCAGCGCCGAGCTCAGCGAT GAGACTGTGCCGGAAAGTGAGGTGGATGCTGGATTCAGAAACCTCTTTGCTAAACTCGCCGGAGAT GATATGGAGATCTCTGCAGTGGAGCTGAGGACCATCATGAATAAAATCGTCTCCAAAC GAACTGACATCAAAACTGACGGCTTCAGTGTGGAGACCTGCAGGGTCATGGTGAACCTGATGGAC GACAGCGGCAACGGGAAGCTTGGCCTCGGAGAATTCGCCACACTGTGGAAGAAGGTGCAAAGATACCTG tcaaTCTATAAAAAGAACGACTCTGATAACTCGGGGACAATGAGCACTCCTGAGATGAGAGTGGCCTTCAAAGATGCAG GTTTCACTCTCAATAACACCATCTACCAGCTGCTGGTGGCCCGATACTCTGAATCTGACATGACCATCGACTTTGACAACTTTGTGGGATGCCTGATGAGATTGGAGATGATGTTCA AGGTCTTCAAGAAGCTCGACACTCAGGGCAGCGGCTCCATCGAGCTCAACTTCCAGCAG TGGTTAAACTTCGCCATGATCTGA
- the capn8 gene encoding calpain-8 gives MASTAADLTRKKARLEDGTGSWSNVVPFNQQDFEQLHAECLQTGSLFCDPTFPADWDSLGYNQLGRYSSKTTGVEWKRPSELCSDPQFIIDGAKRTDICQGMLGDCWLLAAIASLTLDPQILNRVVPPGQSFTSHYAGIFHFQLWQYGQWVDVVVDDRLPTREGELLFVHSAEGGEFWSALLEKAYAKVNSSYEALSGGSSIEGFEDFTGGIAESYDLKEAPPFLFHIMRKALRLGSLLGCSIDISSSYDTEAITSQKLVKGHAYSITAAEQVHHRGSRVELIRIRNPWGQVEWTGAWSDSSKEWDDVPAEEKRRLDHCAEDGEFWMSYGDFLLQFSRLDICNLTPDTLTNDQVGRWNYAEFEGMWRVGSTAGGCRNYPATFCSNPQFFIRLDDVDDDPHDGEEGCTVLIGLMQKDARRERRFGRDLNTIGFAIYEVPDQYKGRTNIHLGPDVLLRSQSVARSHNFINLREVCDRFKLPPGEYAIVPSTFEPHRKGSFILRVFTEKEAHTSPMEEDVDAHIHEPDVRHDTVDPHFKHLFMQISGNDSEISAFELQQILDKVVTQRSDIKTDGFSLQTCRNIISLLDMDSNSTLGLLEFQSLWIKMQRYLEIFKSHDSDGSGTMSSHEMRAALAEAGFQVNSAVIQEIVGRYADSCYAIDFDCFIGCLIRLEMLFKMFRTLDKKKQGWIQLDLEQWLCLAIN, from the exons ATGGCAAGCACAGCAGCTGATCTGACCAGGAAGAAGGCCCGGTTAGAGGACGGTACCGGCAGTTGGTCCAATGTGGTCCCCTTTAACCAGCAGGACTTTGAGCAGCTGCATGCTGAGTGCCTGCAGACTGGCTCGCTGTTCTGTGACCCCACCTTCCCAGCAGACTGGGACTCTCTGGGATACAACCAGCTGGGACGCTACTCATCCAAAACCACCGGTGTGGAGTGGAAACGCCCCTCG GAACTGTGTTCTGATCCTCAGTTCATCATTGATGGAGCCAAAAGAACCGACATCTGTCAGGGAATGCTGG gtgACTGCTGGCTCCTGGCGGCCATCGCCTCCCTGACCCTCGACCCTCAGATCCTGAACAGAGTGGTCCCTCCTGGGCAGAGCTTCACCTCACACTATGCCGGCATCTTCCACTTCCAG CTGTGGCAGTACGGGCAATGGGTGGACGTGGTCGTGGATGACCGGCTGCCCACCAGAGAAGGTGAGCTGTTGTTCGTCCACTCGGCAGAGGGGGGGGAGTTCTGGAGCGCCCTGCTGGAGAAGGCCTACGCCAA GGTTAACAGCTCCTACGAAGCTCTGAGCGGTGGTTCGAGTATCGAGGGCTTTGAGGATTTCACCGGAGGGATCGCGGAGAGCTACGACCTGAAGGAGGCGCCGCCCTTCCTGTTTCACATCATGAGGAAAGCTCTGAGGCTCGGCTCGCTGCTCGGCTGCTCCATcgat ATTTCCAGCTCATATGATACGGAGGCCATCACGAGTCAGAAGCTGGTTAAAGGCCACGCCTACTCCATCACGGCAGCAGAGCAG GTGCATCACCGTGGTTCTCGGGTGGAGCTGATCCGGATCAGGAACCCCTGGGGTCAGGTGGAGTGGACAGGCGCCTGGAGTGACAG CTCAAAGGAGTGGGATGATGTTCCGGCAGAGGAGAAAAGGAGGCTCGATCACTGCGCCGAGGACGGGGAGTTCTG GATGTCCTACGGTGACTTCCTGCTTCAATTTTCCCGCCTCGACATCTGTAACCTGACACCCGACACGCTGACAAACGACCAGGTTGGCCGCTGGAACTACGCTGAGTTTGAAGGCATGTGGAGGGTGGGATCCACTGCTGGCGGCTGCAGGAACTACCCCG CCACCTTCTGCTCCAACCCTCAGTTCTTCATCCGGCTGGACGACGTGGATGACGATCCTCACGACGGTGAGGAAGGCTGCACTGTACTCATTGGTCTGATGCAGAAAGACGCTCGCAGAGAGAGACGCTTCGGACGTGACCTCAACACCATTGGCTTCGCCATCTATGAG gTTCCTGATCAG TATAAAGGTCGTACTAACATCCATCTGGGCCCAGACGTCCTCCTGAGGAGCCAATCAGTGGCTCGTAGTCACAACTTCATCAACCTGAGGGAGGTGTGTGATCGCTTCAAACTGCCACCCGGAGAGTACGCCATCGTCCCATCCACCTTTGAACCGCACCGCAAAGGCAGCTTCATCCTGAGGGTGTTCACAGAGAAGGAGGCCCACACCAG CCCCATGGAAGAGGACGTCGATGCCCACATCCACGAG CCTGACGTCAGACACGACACCGTGGATCCTCACTTCAAACACCTCTTCATGCAGATATCTGGAAAT gactctgagATCTCGGCTTTTGAGCTCCAGCAGATTTTGGACAAAGTGGTCACTCAGA GGTCAGACATTAAAACCGATGGTTTCAGCCTGCAGACCTGCCGTAACATCATCAGCCTGCTGGAT ATGGACAGCAACTCCACACTTGGTCTGCTTGAATTCCAGAGTCTGTGGATAAAGATGCAGAGATACCTG GAGATCTTTAAGAGTCACGACTCTGACGGTTCTGGCACGATGAGCAGTCATGAGATGAGAGCAGCTTTGGCTGAAGCTG GGTTCCAGGTGAACAGCGCCGTGATCCAGGAGATTGTCGGTCGCTATGCCGACAGCTGCTATGCCATCGACTTTGACTGTTTTATCGGCTGCTTGATCCGTCTGGAGATGCTCTTTA AGATGTTCAGAACATTGGACAAGAAGAAGCAGGGCTGGATCCAGCTCGACCTAGAGCAG TGGCTCTGCCTCGCCATCAACTGA